In Arachis hypogaea cultivar Tifrunner chromosome 17, arahy.Tifrunner.gnm2.J5K5, whole genome shotgun sequence, a single window of DNA contains:
- the LOC140180456 gene encoding putative disease resistance protein At3g14460 translates to MEFNAFPRLAELTLSDSPMLRGDLPNHLPSLQSLTIDNSKYLRCCLPRAPVMTSLNIVGAGEVRTRELPPLLRKLSVHGIDQVEPVVKAFRHMQLTCLTSLCISDCSFHISFPVSSIPASLQELTISDCVKLELEMDGHHKSLQSLNIINYYDSATSFSWDAFPNLVRLQIKECKSMESIVVSQSLSCLRSLYISGCWSLKSVSTLWMAAPQLEDLTILECPEIELSPTGDGDPHCSLKSLTISYSKLISCAAFMNLQLNGLTHLRIFGEYKESVKCLPKEGWLPASLESLTLFYIQSVETLECKGLAHLNSLQQLSIHHCSKLKNIEGEKLPASLKQLIIKGTPLLGRRCEKKDPERIHGTNITTSAAMVFLLLHEVYSIVAICSGGMLRSKTRNLLTRFKAPAKIETFTHNGLLTIIASM, encoded by the exons ATGGAGTTCAATGCATTCCCTCGACTTGCGGAGCTTACCTTAAGTGACTCTCCCATGTTGAGAGGAGATTTGCCCAATCATCTACCATCTTTGCAATCACTTACCATTGACAATTCCAAGTATCTCCGTTGTTGTCTTCCAAGAGCTCCTGTGATGACCTCTTTAAACATAGTTGGTGCTGGAGAAGTGAGAACTAGGGAGCTACCTCCTTTACTGCGTAAACTATCAGTTCATGGAATTGATCAAGTGGAGCCGGTGGTTAAGGCCTTTCGGCATATGCAACTGACTTGCCTCACATCTTTATGCATCTCAGATTGTTCCTTCCACATATCATTTCCAGTGAGTAGTATTCCTGCATCACTACAAGAGTTGACAATATCAGATTGTGTAAAATTAGAACTCGAAATGGATGGGCATCACAAGTCCCTGCAGTCACTGAATATAATTAATTACTATGATTCAGCTACATCCTTCTCTTGGGATGCCTTTCCAAATCTCGTGCGTCTCCAAATCAAGGAGTGTAAAAGCATGGAGTCTATTGTGGTGTCACAGTCTCTTTCATGTCTTCGTTCTTTATATATATCCGGTTGTTGGAGTTTGAAGTCAGTGTCGACGCTATGGATGGCAGCACCTCAGCTAGAGGATCTCACAATACTGGAATGCCCAGAGATTGAATTGTCTCCTACAGGGGATGGGGATCCACATTGTAGCCTGAAATCTCTTACTATCAGCTACTCCAAACTAATCAGTTGTGCAGCATTCATGAATTTGCAATTAAATGGACTTACTCATCTTCGCATTTTCGGTGAATATAAGGAGAGTGTGAAGTGCCTCCCAAAGGAAGGTTGGTTGCCTGCCTCACTCGAGTCTCTCACACTTTTTTACATTCAAAGTGTGGAGACATTGGAGTGCAAGGGACTTGCTCACCTCAACTCCCTACAACAATTAAGTATTCATCATTGCTCCAAGTTGAAGAATATTGAGGGAGAAAAGCTGCCTGCCTCTCTAAAACAACTCATCATCAAAGGAACTCCTTTGCTGGGTAGACGGTGCGAGAAGAAGGATCCAGAG CGTATCCATGGAACCAACATCACAACTTCTGCAGCTATGGTTTTTCTTTTGCTGCATGAAGTATATTCAATCGTTGCAATATGCAGTGGGGGAATGCTGAGAAGTAAGACAAGAAATTTGCTGACAAGATTCAAGGCCCCTGCCAAGATAGAAACTTTCACACACAATGGACTTCTCACTATCATTGCTTCCAT GTGA
- the LOC112762652 gene encoding putative disease resistance protein At3g14460 produces MAESLLQPVGEKTLEEVGDEYFDELFVRSFFQPHSTNDKTFVMHDLVHDLAMIYAGEFCFRAEEHENAVEIDIKARHLSHNATGNYPISKLLGVCDRVEHTRTFLEINLSPNIPFDMENTPCILLSKLKRLRALSFKCFPLESLPDSIGELIHLRYLDLSGTYIVTLPESLGNLYNLQTLKLIGCEKLKMLPDGMQNLVNLRHLDIRATCLREMPKGMSKLKSLQFLSDFVVGKHEENKIKELGALANLRKSISIDKLENVVDSSEAWEARMFDKDGIDSLKLIWSSNKSRDGVFAFGVKKKDAADSQIERDILDKLQPHSNLKEVEISGYRGTTFPDWLGNSSYHNITTLTLQHCKKCSVLPSFGQLPSLKHLTISDFKSLKTVGAEFYKGGSCLETPFPVLETYILLN; encoded by the coding sequence ATGGCGGAGAGTCTCTTACAACCAGTAGGAGAAAAGActctagaagaagttggtgacgAATATTTTGATGAATTATTTGTGAGGTCATTTTTCCAACCTCATAGTACTAATGACAAGACATTTGTGATGCATGATCTTGTACATGATTTGGCAATGATCTATGCTGGAGAATTCTGTTTTAGAGCAGAAGAGCATGAAAATGCTGTTGAGATTGATATTAAAGCTCGTCATTTATCACATAATGCTACAGGCAATTATCCAATCTCAAAACTTCTAGGAGTTTGTGATAGAGTAGAACATACAAGGACATTTCTTGAAATCAATTTGTCACCAAATATCCCATTTGACATGGAAAACACACCTTGTATCTTGTTGTCAAAATTGAAGCGCCTTAGAGCTTTGTCATTCAAatgctttcctcttgaatcactTCCTGATTCAATAGGTGAGTTGATTCATCTGCGTTACTTGGATCTCTCTGGAACCTACATTGTGACATTGCCCGAGTCTTTGGGTAATCTTTACAATTTGCAGACCTTGAAGCTGATTGGATGTGAAAAATTGAAAATGCTTCCGGATGGCATGCAAAATCTTGTAAATTTAAGGCATCTTGATATTAGAGCAACTTGTTTGCGCGAGATGCCGAAAGGCATGAGCAAATTGAAAAGTTTGCAGTTTTTAAGCGACTTTGTTGTTGGGAAGCATGAAGAGAACAAGATCAAAGAATTGGGAGCACTTGCGAATCTGCGCAAATCAATTTCCATTGACAAATTGGAGAACGTGGTCGACAGCAGTGAAGCTTGGGAGGCAAGAATGTTCGATAAGGATGGCATTGACTCTTTGAAGTTGATTTGGTCATCAAATAAAAGTAGGGATGGAGTTTTTGCTTTTGGTGTCAAAAAGAAGGATGCAGCTGATTCCCAAATTGAAAGAGATATACTTGACAAGTTACAACCTCACAGTAatttgaaagaagtagagatcaGTGGTTACAGAGGCACAACATTTCCAGATTGGTTGGGAAATTCTTCCTACCACAACATCACCACACTAACCCTGCAACATTGCAAGAAATGTTCTGTGCTTCCTTCATTTGGACAATTGCCTTCTTTGAAGCACCTTACAATTTCAGATTTTAAAAGTCTGAAAACTGTGGGTGCTGAGTTTTACAAGGGTGGATCTTGTTTGGAGACACCATTTCCAGTTCTTGAAACTTACATTTTGCTCAATTAG
- the LOC140180457 gene encoding putative disease resistance RPP13-like protein 1 → MAAKLDGGAYLTSFVDAVLDKLSSILEDDSVLDSVLELLERLQNSLYDAGPVLDDAEQKQFTDKRVKKWLVDLQDALYFADDLLDELSTKAAIAATQGDSGNSSSWSRLVDSYIDDSGVNVIKKIVGKLQSLVERKAKLGLEKSAKLDTSWRIPSTSLVVSSDIFGRDKEKREIIKLLLDDSE, encoded by the coding sequence ATGGCTGCAAAACTTGATGGTGGAGCTTATCTCACTTCTTTCGTTGATGCTGTTTTAGACAAGTTGTCTTCAATACTTGAAGATGACTCTGTCCTCGACTCTGTCCTGGAGTTGCTTGAAAGGTTGCAGAATAGTCTGTATGATGCTGGACCTGTTCTTGATGATGCTGAGCAGAAGCAGTTCACTGACAAGAGAGTCAAGAAGTGGCTTGTTGATCTCCAAGATGCTCTTTATTTTGCTGATGACTTGCTTGATGAACTCTCCACTAAGGCCGCCATCGCGGCCACTCAAGGGGATTCAGGTAACTCTTCTTCCTGGTCTCGTCTTGTTGATTCATACATTGATGATAGTGGTGTCAATGTCATCAAAAAAATAGTTGGCAAACTACAGTCTCTTGTAGAACGAAAAGCTAAACTTGGTCTAGAAAAGAGTGCCAAGTTGGACACATCATGGAGAATTCCATCCACATCTCTCGTTGTAAGTTCTGACATATTCGGTCGGgacaaagagaagagagagataatCAAATTGTTGCTAGATGATTCTGAATGA
- the LOC112762653 gene encoding pentatricopeptide repeat-containing protein At1g71210, mitochondrial: protein MLQPLKHVTKRRSLFSSLLIHINNPASFSSSSFSSSSSHNCHTVLRKINENDVASSIKDWFKTGDPLITRIFQILSSTDSSSYNDDAALDASLSSLTLPRLDESFVLTVLHHGTAAAHIYPCLRFFHWAGRQPNFHHTRGTFSAIFRILARAPSVLDEFLQSFHRRGPAFNPRVRFKDTLVIGYAIAGKLEIAVHLFGKMRFHGLDLDSFGYHVLLNALVEKDYFDAFNVIIRQIRMRGFENRYTNVLVMKRLCNQGRLDEAEGFLFGLVDGGKELHGSEVSVLVSALCGSNRFDHAFRLVRKFGDSGLVQLDHAYGVWIRGLVQGGRLDEALEFFRQKKKDEGYIPGLAMFNVLIYRLLRENRLKEVSDLLMDVYENAIPPNTATMNAVLCFFCKAGMVDVAFDLFKSRSEFMLSPNHMAYKYLILTLCWDGNAKEAFSVLKSSIDHHYFPDRRTFTRLANVLCRECMIDEMKELLHLALERKIMPDASTYDNFITALCRAGRVEDSYLIHGELKGASASRAYANMIKGFKELNRGDIAARLLVEMKEKGHKVTPALCRVVVCCLLQMDNARSRFFSLFEMLSHNDRQHYIYDCFIDAAGHAKQAELAWKVFELMQRNGIQPTSSSLILMLKAYLKSGRTYDALIFFNNVWSRGLATKKLYNCLVVSLCKSKNPEPAYLLLQQMLRDGLNPSIECYENLVRVLCSSKRYHEAVKLVNVYEKMGRQLTSFLGNVLLYHSMSSSEVYNACVRLRGVKEEGETGWSMLSFVVGAFHHRRVSHVEDLEKLIAKCFPLDVYTYNLLLRIACKSDKEQAYELFERMRRRGFEPNRWTYTTMVDGFKGQGMRRGSEVVSRKEKDIIQQRNLFKEQ, encoded by the coding sequence ATGCTACAGCCACTAAAACATGTAACCAAACGCAgatccctcttctcttctcttctcattCACATCAACAACcctgcttccttttcttcttcttctttttcatcttcttcttctcataaCTGCCACACCGTCTTAAGAAAAATAAACGAAAACGACGTCGCATCCTCCATCAAGGACTGGTTCAAAACGGGCGACCCACTCATCACCCGAATCTTCCAGATTCTCTCTTCGACGGACTCCTCCTCCTATAACGACGACGCCGCCCTCGATGCCTCTCTCTCCTCCCTAACACTCCCCCGTCTCGACGAGTCCTTCGTCCTCACTGTACTCCACCATGGCACCGCCGCTGCACACATCTACCCCTGTCTCCGCTTCTTCCATTGGGCCGGCCGCCAGCCCAACTTCCACCACACTCGCGGCACCTTCTCCGCCATCTTCCGAATCCTCGCTCGCGCCCCATCAGTACTCGACGAATTCCTCCAATCCTTCCATCGCCGTGGCCCTGCCTTCAACCCCCGTGTGCGGTTCAAGGATACTCTCGTCATTGGATATGCTATTGCGGGTAAGCTTGAGATTGCAGTCCACCTGTTTGGTAAAATGCGGTTTCATGGTTTGGACTTGGATTCCTTTGGTTACCATGTGCTTTTGAATGCCCTTGTTGAGAAGGATTATTTCGATGCTTTTAATGTCATTATTAGGCAGATTAGGATGAGGGGTTTTGAGAATCGGTATACCAATGTGCTTGTTATGAAGAGGTTGTGCAATCAGGGGAGGTTGGATGAGGCTGAAGGGTTTTTGTTTGGCTTGGTGGATGGTGGCAAGGAGCTTCATGGCTCCGAGGTGAGTGTTCTTGTCAGTGCTCTGTGTGGGAGCAATAGGTTTGATCATGCTTTTAGGTTAGTTAGAAAGTTTGGGGATTCGGGGCTGGTGCAGTTGGATCATGCTTATGGGGTTTGGATAAGGGGCCTTGTCCAGGGTGGCCGGTTGGACGAGGCCTTAGAGTTTTTCAGacagaagaagaaagatgaaGGATATATTCCTGGTTTGGCGATGTTCAACGTGTTAATTTACAGGCTCTTGAGGGAGAACAGGCTCAAGGAGGTGTCTGATTTGTTGATGGATGTGTATGAGAATGCTATTCCACCGAATACGGCTACTATGAATGCCGTGCTATGCTTCTTTTGCAAGGCTGGGATGGTGGATGTCGCTTTTGATTTGTTCAAGTCCAGGTCAGAGTTTATGTTGTCCCCAAATCATATGGCTTATAAGTACTTGATACTTACTTTGTGTTGGGACGGAAATGCCAAGGAAGCATTCAGTGTGTTGAAGAGCTCGATCGATCACCATTATTTTCCAGATAGACGGACCTTTACTAGGCTTGCCAATGTCCTGTGTAGAGAGTGCATGATTGATGAGATGAAAGAGTTGCTCCATCTTGCCTTGGAACGGAAAATTATGCCTGATGCTTCCACATATGACAACTTTATAACGGCACTGTGCCGGGCGGGAAGAGTAGAAGATAGTTATTTGATACATGGGGAACTTAAAGGTGCGTCTGCTAGCAGGGCCTATGCAAATATGATAAAGGGTTTTAAAGAGTTGAATAGGGGAGATATTGCTGCTCGTCTTCTCGTTGAAATGAAGGAGAAGGGTCATAAAGTGACACCGGCTCTATGTAgagttgttgtttgttgtttactTCAGATGGACAATGCAAGGTCTCGGTTTTTCAGTTTGTTTGAGATGCTGTCCCATAATGATCGTCAACATTATATTTATGATTGTTTCATTGATGCGGCTGGGCATGCCAAGCAGGCTGAGTTGGCTTGGAAAGTGTTTGAGTTGATGCAGAGGAATGGCATTCAGCCCACTTCATCTTCTCTAATTCTTATGTTGAAAGCTTATTTGAAAAGTGGAAGGACTTATGATGCTCTTATCTTCTTTAATAATGTTTGGTCCCGTGGATTGGCAACTAAAAAGTTATATAATTGCTTGGTTGTTTCTCTCTGCAAAAGCAAGAATCCTGAACCTGCGTATCTGCTCTTACAACAAATGTTAAGAGACGGTTTAAATCCAAGCATTGAATGCTATGAGAATCTTGTACGGGTGCTTTGTTCATCGAAAAGATATCATGAGGCAGTGAAACTTGTTAATGTGTATGAGAAAATGGGACGTCAATTAACCTCTTTTCTCGGTAACGTACTTCTTTATCACTCTATGTCTTCATCGGAAGTTTACAATGCCTGTGTTCGTTTAAGAGGAGTGAAAGAGGAGGGAGAAACTGGTTGGTCAATGCTTAGCTTTGTGGTTGGTGCATTTCATCATCGTAGAGTTAGCCATGTTGAGGACTTGGAGAAATTAATAGCAAAGTGCTTTCCACTTGACGTTTACACTTACAATTTGTTGTTGAGAATAGCATGTAAGAGTGATAAGGAGCAGGCTTATGAGTTGTTTGAAAGGATGCGTAGAAGGGGCTTTGAGCCCAATCGGTGGACTTATACCACCATGGTTGATGGTTTCAAAGGGCAAGGGATGAGACGAGGCTCAGAGGTGGTTTCAAGAAAGGAAAAGGATATTATCCAACAGAGAAACCTCTTTAAGGAACAATGA
- the LOC112766422 gene encoding uncharacterized protein isoform X3 yields MVQERLEQLIRERRLEERCRRQQQSRIRERTKFVVMVAIEKCSYDPRENFRESMMEMITADHIKEARDLAYSAGSSFMEALEGELTQLGAIDDIEKLREYLEILEWQVFGGSYKSTFALAYSQAHPDKIDRYQKVDKSMAEMPMDKNEISITSQGRLGSNQIIHRRTHKLDPVTSLACTI; encoded by the exons ATGGTGCAAGAGAGACTTGAACAATTGATTAGGGAGAGAAGGTTGGAAGAGAGATGCAGGAGGCAGCAGCAAAGCAGAATCAGAGAAAGAACTAAATTTGTTGTTATGGTGGCAATAGAGAAATGCTCTTATGATCCAAGAGAGAATTTTAGGGAGTCCATGATGGAGATGATAACAGCAGATCACATTAAAGAAGCCAGAGATTTAGCCTACTCAG CTGGGTCTTCATTCATGGAAGCCTTGGAGGGCGAATTGACCCAA CTGGGTGCAATTGACGACATTGAAAAGCTACGAGAATACTTGGAGATTCTAGAATGGCAG GTATTTGGAGGATCATATAAAAGCACATTTGCTCTTGCTTACAGCCAAGCTCACCCAGACAAG ATAGATCGGTACCAAAAGGTAGACAAGTCAATGGCAGAAATGCCAATGGATAAAAACGAGATCAGTATCACAAGTCAGGGAAGG TTGGGGAGTAATCAAATAATACACAGAAGAACACACAAATTGGATCCGGTAACATCATTG GCATGTACCATTTGA
- the LOC112766422 gene encoding uncharacterized protein isoform X4 encodes MVQERLEQLIRERRLEERCRRQQQSRIRERTKFVVMVAIEKCSYDPRENFRESMMEMITADHIKEARDLAYSAGSSFMEALEGELTQLGAIDDIEKLREYLEILEWQVFGGSYKSTFALAYSQAHPDKIDRYQKVDKSMAEMPMDKNEISITSQGRLGSNQIIHRRTHKLDPACTI; translated from the exons ATGGTGCAAGAGAGACTTGAACAATTGATTAGGGAGAGAAGGTTGGAAGAGAGATGCAGGAGGCAGCAGCAAAGCAGAATCAGAGAAAGAACTAAATTTGTTGTTATGGTGGCAATAGAGAAATGCTCTTATGATCCAAGAGAGAATTTTAGGGAGTCCATGATGGAGATGATAACAGCAGATCACATTAAAGAAGCCAGAGATTTAGCCTACTCAG CTGGGTCTTCATTCATGGAAGCCTTGGAGGGCGAATTGACCCAA CTGGGTGCAATTGACGACATTGAAAAGCTACGAGAATACTTGGAGATTCTAGAATGGCAG GTATTTGGAGGATCATATAAAAGCACATTTGCTCTTGCTTACAGCCAAGCTCACCCAGACAAG ATAGATCGGTACCAAAAGGTAGACAAGTCAATGGCAGAAATGCCAATGGATAAAAACGAGATCAGTATCACAAGTCAGGGAAGG TTGGGGAGTAATCAAATAATACACAGAAGAACACACAAATTGGATCCG GCATGTACCATTTGA
- the LOC112766422 gene encoding proline iminopeptidase isoform X7, which translates to MIIIQTGSSFMEALEGELTQLGAIDDIEKLREYLEILEWQVFGGSYKSTFALAYSQAHPDKIDRYQKVDKSMAEMPMDKNEISITSQGRLGSNQIIHRRTHKLDPACTI; encoded by the exons ATGATAATTATACAAA CTGGGTCTTCATTCATGGAAGCCTTGGAGGGCGAATTGACCCAA CTGGGTGCAATTGACGACATTGAAAAGCTACGAGAATACTTGGAGATTCTAGAATGGCAG GTATTTGGAGGATCATATAAAAGCACATTTGCTCTTGCTTACAGCCAAGCTCACCCAGACAAG ATAGATCGGTACCAAAAGGTAGACAAGTCAATGGCAGAAATGCCAATGGATAAAAACGAGATCAGTATCACAAGTCAGGGAAGG TTGGGGAGTAATCAAATAATACACAGAAGAACACACAAATTGGATCCG GCATGTACCATTTGA
- the LOC112766422 gene encoding uncharacterized protein isoform X2 — MVQERLEQLIRERRLEERCRRQQQSRIRERTKFVVMVAIEKCSYDPRENFRESMMEMITADHIKEARDLAYSAGSSFMEALEGELTQLGAIDDIEKLREYLEILEWQVFGGSYKSTFALAYSQAHPDKIDRYQKVDKSMAEMPMDKNEISITSQGRLGSNQIIHRRTHKLDPVTSLVLGSL; from the exons ATGGTGCAAGAGAGACTTGAACAATTGATTAGGGAGAGAAGGTTGGAAGAGAGATGCAGGAGGCAGCAGCAAAGCAGAATCAGAGAAAGAACTAAATTTGTTGTTATGGTGGCAATAGAGAAATGCTCTTATGATCCAAGAGAGAATTTTAGGGAGTCCATGATGGAGATGATAACAGCAGATCACATTAAAGAAGCCAGAGATTTAGCCTACTCAG CTGGGTCTTCATTCATGGAAGCCTTGGAGGGCGAATTGACCCAA CTGGGTGCAATTGACGACATTGAAAAGCTACGAGAATACTTGGAGATTCTAGAATGGCAG GTATTTGGAGGATCATATAAAAGCACATTTGCTCTTGCTTACAGCCAAGCTCACCCAGACAAG ATAGATCGGTACCAAAAGGTAGACAAGTCAATGGCAGAAATGCCAATGGATAAAAACGAGATCAGTATCACAAGTCAGGGAAGG TTGGGGAGTAATCAAATAATACACAGAAGAACACACAAATTGGATCCGGTAACATCATTGGTACTTGGGAGCCTCTAG
- the LOC112766422 gene encoding uncharacterized protein isoform X1, translated as MVQERLEQLIRERRLEERCRRQQQSRIRERTKFVVMVAIEKCSYDPRENFRESMMEMITADHIKEARDLAYSAGSSFMEALEGELTQLGAIDDIEKLREYLEILEWQVFGGSYKSTFALAYSQAHPDKIDRYQKVDKSMAEMPMDKNEISITSQGRVFAQIILFASSLERFSIKLFSKQWVELSTKL; from the exons ATGGTGCAAGAGAGACTTGAACAATTGATTAGGGAGAGAAGGTTGGAAGAGAGATGCAGGAGGCAGCAGCAAAGCAGAATCAGAGAAAGAACTAAATTTGTTGTTATGGTGGCAATAGAGAAATGCTCTTATGATCCAAGAGAGAATTTTAGGGAGTCCATGATGGAGATGATAACAGCAGATCACATTAAAGAAGCCAGAGATTTAGCCTACTCAG CTGGGTCTTCATTCATGGAAGCCTTGGAGGGCGAATTGACCCAA CTGGGTGCAATTGACGACATTGAAAAGCTACGAGAATACTTGGAGATTCTAGAATGGCAG GTATTTGGAGGATCATATAAAAGCACATTTGCTCTTGCTTACAGCCAAGCTCACCCAGACAAG ATAGATCGGTACCAAAAGGTAGACAAGTCAATGGCAGAAATGCCAATGGATAAAAACGAGATCAGTATCACAAGTCAGGGAAGG GTTTTTGCTCAGATTATATTGTTTGCCTCTTCATTGGAAaggttttcaataaaattattttcaaagcaATGGGTAGAGCTATCAACAAAATTGTAA
- the LOC112766422 gene encoding proline iminopeptidase isoform X6 has protein sequence MVQERLEQLIRERRLEERCRRQQQSRIRERTKFVVMVAIEKCSYDPRENFRESMMEMITADHIKEARDLAYSAGSSFMEALEGELTQLGAIDDIEKLREYLEILEWYLEDHIKAHLLLLTAKLTQTRRIFLLRKKDIDWFYEGGAVAIFRDI, from the exons ATGGTGCAAGAGAGACTTGAACAATTGATTAGGGAGAGAAGGTTGGAAGAGAGATGCAGGAGGCAGCAGCAAAGCAGAATCAGAGAAAGAACTAAATTTGTTGTTATGGTGGCAATAGAGAAATGCTCTTATGATCCAAGAGAGAATTTTAGGGAGTCCATGATGGAGATGATAACAGCAGATCACATTAAAGAAGCCAGAGATTTAGCCTACTCAG CTGGGTCTTCATTCATGGAAGCCTTGGAGGGCGAATTGACCCAA CTGGGTGCAATTGACGACATTGAAAAGCTACGAGAATACTTGGAGATTCTAGAATG GTATTTGGAGGATCATATAAAAGCACATTTGCTCTTGCTTACAGCCAAGCTCACCCAGACAAG GAGAATTTTCCTCTTAAGGAAGAAAGATATTGACTGGTTTTATGAAGGTGGTGCTGTTGCAATATTCCGTGATATTTG A
- the LOC112766422 gene encoding proline iminopeptidase isoform X5, with protein sequence MVQERLEQLIRERRLEERCRRQQQSRIRERTKFVVMVAIEKCSYDPRENFRESMMEMITADHIKEARDLAYSAGSSFMEALEGELTQLGAIDDIEKLREYLEILEWYLEDHIKAHLLLLTAKLTQTRRIFLLRKKDIDWFYEGGAVAIFRDIWYI encoded by the exons ATGGTGCAAGAGAGACTTGAACAATTGATTAGGGAGAGAAGGTTGGAAGAGAGATGCAGGAGGCAGCAGCAAAGCAGAATCAGAGAAAGAACTAAATTTGTTGTTATGGTGGCAATAGAGAAATGCTCTTATGATCCAAGAGAGAATTTTAGGGAGTCCATGATGGAGATGATAACAGCAGATCACATTAAAGAAGCCAGAGATTTAGCCTACTCAG CTGGGTCTTCATTCATGGAAGCCTTGGAGGGCGAATTGACCCAA CTGGGTGCAATTGACGACATTGAAAAGCTACGAGAATACTTGGAGATTCTAGAATG GTATTTGGAGGATCATATAAAAGCACATTTGCTCTTGCTTACAGCCAAGCTCACCCAGACAAG GAGAATTTTCCTCTTAAGGAAGAAAGATATTGACTGGTTTTATGAAGGTGGTGCTGTTGCAATATTCCGTGATATTTGGTATATTTAG